In Mycobacteriales bacterium, one genomic interval encodes:
- a CDS encoding RNA polymerase sigma factor: protein MSSATEARTDGELIAASVPAGEQFAAVFDRHARTVHRYLARRAGTAAADDLLAQTFLVAFETRARYDASRPDALPWLYGIATNVLRRARRDEIRLYRALARSGVDPDAPSPADGVADRVDARAATAALAGVLAGLAAGDRDVLLLVAWGGLSQDEVALALELPLGTVKSRLHRARTQLRAALSTEERSHG from the coding sequence ATGAGCAGCGCCACCGAGGCGCGGACCGACGGCGAGCTGATCGCCGCCTCGGTGCCGGCGGGCGAGCAGTTCGCGGCGGTGTTCGACCGGCACGCCCGGACCGTGCACCGCTACCTCGCCCGTCGGGCCGGCACCGCCGCCGCCGACGACCTGCTGGCGCAGACCTTCCTGGTCGCCTTCGAGACCCGGGCCCGGTACGACGCGTCCCGGCCGGACGCGCTGCCCTGGCTCTACGGCATCGCGACCAACGTGCTGCGCCGGGCCCGGCGGGACGAGATCCGGCTCTACCGGGCGCTGGCCCGCAGCGGGGTCGACCCGGACGCGCCGTCCCCGGCCGACGGGGTGGCCGACCGGGTCGACGCCCGGGCCGCCACCGCGGCGCTGGCCGGCGTGCTGGCCGGCCTGGCCGCCGGCGACCGGGACGTGCTGCTGCTCGTCGCCTGGGGCGGGCTGTCCCAGGACGAGGTCGCCCTCGCACTCGAGCTGCCGCTCGGCACCGTCAAGTCCCGACTGCACCGGGCCCGTACGCAGCTGCGTGCGGCCCTGTCCACAGAGGAGCGTTCCCATGGATGA
- the disA gene encoding DNA integrity scanning diadenylate cyclase DisA, producing MAVPDREDKLRTTLAMIAPGTGLRDGLERILRGNTGALVVLGYDKLVESLCTGGFPLDVEFSATGMRELSKMDGAVVLATDGSRIVRAATQLMPDPSIPTEESGTRHRTAQRVSSQTGYPVISVSQSMRVIGLYVEGRRYVMDNSAAILSRANQALSTLERYKLRLDEVSGTLSALEIEDLVTVRDATAVAQRLEMVRRIADEIDGYVVELGTDGRLLSLQLEELLAGVDGERALVARDYVPDNSRRVRTIEEALAELATLSATELLDLGAVARGLGFAATLESLETAVSPRGYRLLAKVPRLPGAIVDRLVDHFGGLQKLLAATVDDLQAVEGVGESRARSIRESLSRLAESSILERYV from the coding sequence GTGGCGGTGCCGGACCGCGAGGACAAGCTCCGCACGACCCTCGCCATGATCGCGCCCGGGACCGGCCTGCGGGACGGTCTCGAGCGGATCCTTCGCGGCAACACCGGCGCGCTGGTGGTGCTCGGCTACGACAAGCTGGTCGAGTCGCTGTGCACCGGCGGCTTCCCGCTGGACGTGGAGTTCTCCGCGACCGGCATGCGCGAGCTGTCCAAAATGGACGGCGCGGTGGTGCTGGCCACGGACGGCTCCCGGATCGTGCGGGCGGCCACCCAGCTGATGCCGGACCCGAGCATCCCGACCGAGGAGTCCGGCACCCGGCACCGCACCGCCCAGCGGGTCTCCTCGCAGACCGGCTACCCGGTGATCTCGGTCAGCCAGTCGATGCGCGTCATCGGCCTCTACGTCGAGGGCCGCCGGTACGTGATGGACAACTCGGCCGCGATCCTGTCCCGGGCCAACCAGGCGCTGTCCACGCTGGAGCGCTACAAGCTGCGGCTGGACGAGGTCTCCGGGACGCTGTCCGCGCTGGAGATCGAGGACCTGGTCACCGTCCGGGACGCGACCGCGGTGGCGCAGCGGCTGGAGATGGTGCGCCGGATCGCCGACGAGATCGACGGGTACGTCGTCGAGCTCGGCACCGACGGCCGGCTGCTCTCGCTGCAGCTGGAGGAGCTGCTGGCCGGCGTGGACGGCGAGCGCGCGCTGGTCGCGCGGGACTACGTGCCGGACAACAGCCGCCGCGTGAGGACCATCGAGGAGGCGCTGGCCGAGCTGGCCACGCTGTCCGCGACCGAGCTGCTCGACCTGGGCGCGGTCGCCCGCGGGCTCGGCTTCGCCGCCACCCTGGAGTCGCTGGAGACCGCGGTCAGCCCGCGCGGCTACCGGCTGCTGGCCAAGGTGCCGCGGCTGCCCGGCGCGATCGTGGACCGGCTGGTCGACCACTTCGGCGGGCTGCAGAAGCTGCTCGCGGCGACCGTGGACGACCTGCAGGCGGTCGAGGGGGTCGGCGAGTCCCGGGCCCGCTCGATCCGGGAGAGCCTGTCCCGGCTGGCCGAGTCCTCGATCCTCGAGCGGTACGTCTGA